In Thermofilum pendens Hrk 5, the sequence GGATTTCTGCCGCGACCTATCACACCCAGCGCTCCATAGTTCTCCGCTTGAGGGACGGAGATCTAGAGGGTTGGGGCGAGGCTTGCCAGTCGAGGAGGGTTCTCGGAGAGAGCTTCGAGGACGCGCTGGAGTCTCTGAGAGCGAGCGTCGACGCAATCAAGAGGGCGGAGTACGACTCTTTGGAGAAGATTCACAGGTTCACCGAGGAGCTCAACGCTACCCCGTCGATAAAGGCCGCTGTTAACATGGCTCTCCTGGACCTCTACGCGAAGTCGGAGGGCAGGCCTCTGTGGAGGCTTCTCGGGGGCTTCAGGGAGGAGGTGAGGACGGACATCACGATAGGGATCATGCGGCCGGAGGAGATGGCGGAGAGGGCTCTGCGCTACGCTGAGAAGGGGTTCCGGATATTCAAGCTCAAGCTGGGCGAGAACCCGGAGGAGGACGTTCTAAGAGTTAAGGCTGTGCGGGACGTCGTTGGAGACGCGACGATAAGAGTGGACGCGAACGAGGGGTGGACGCGCGAGGACGCCGTACGGGTGATAGAGAGGATAGCCGACTACGGCGTTGAACTCGTGGAGCAACCGCTCAGACACGACGACATAGAAGGCCTTAGGGCCTTGAGGAGGGAAAGCCCGATACCCATAGCTGTAGACGAGTCCGTGAAGACGGCGCGCGACGCGCTGCTGGTAGCCAAGAAGGAGGCGGCCGACATCATAAACATCAAGCTGATGAAAAGCAGGGGGATTACGGGCGCAATCAGGATAATCATGGTAAGCGAGGCGGCCGGGCTGAAGAACATGGTCGGATGCTTCTCCGAGTCTAGGCTTGGCATCACGGCTACCGCTTACCTCGCCCAGGCATTCTCCAACGTGCTGTTCTACGACTTGGACTGCGACATACTGAGCGCCGACCCCGTGTTCACGGGAGGCTCTGAGCCTATTGGTGACAGAAGAAGAGCTTCCCCGAAGCCTGGGCTGGGAATCTCGCCGAGTAACTTCAACGTATTGAAGAAGATCCTCTAGAGAAAGTTATTTATTAATAGCGGTTATTACAATATGTGAATCTAATGACGATACGCGAAGAAGCTAGAGTAAGGGGTTTGCGGCCTGTACATGTCTTCGTTGCATCAATGCTCGCAGAGTTTAGGGAGAACGGCGTCCTGAACTTCGGGATACTCAGAGCCGCTACGGAGAAAACTGGTGCGAAAATTGCGGAAATGCTCGACGAGGACACGCCTAGAAACCTGGAGGGCGCCGTAAAGTTCCTCGCAGAAGCGCTCGAAGTCTCGAAAGACTTCGACGTGGAGAAAAACGGGAGCATTCTACGTTTACGCGTTAAGTCGAAGCTATGCAGG encodes:
- a CDS encoding dipeptide epimerase — protein: MDIEAWVCEVPLREPLRISAATYHTQRSIVLRLRDGDLEGWGEACQSRRVLGESFEDALESLRASVDAIKRAEYDSLEKIHRFTEELNATPSIKAAVNMALLDLYAKSEGRPLWRLLGGFREEVRTDITIGIMRPEEMAERALRYAEKGFRIFKLKLGENPEEDVLRVKAVRDVVGDATIRVDANEGWTREDAVRVIERIADYGVELVEQPLRHDDIEGLRALRRESPIPIAVDESVKTARDALLVAKKEAADIINIKLMKSRGITGAIRIIMVSEAAGLKNMVGCFSESRLGITATAYLAQAFSNVLFYDLDCDILSADPVFTGGSEPIGDRRRASPKPGLGISPSNFNVLKKIL